The following coding sequences lie in one Polluticoccus soli genomic window:
- a CDS encoding phosphoadenosine phosphosulfate reductase family protein: MRKVRHVLGISGGKDSAALAIYMKNNYPHLDIEYYTCDTGKELDETYKLIENLEVYLGKKIIKLKATGDSPELPFDHFLKMYGGFLPSSNSRWCTKKLKLEPFERYVGNDLVISYVGIRGDEEREGYISTKTNIQSIFPFRKNIWSEDVVRSALANENITQILQFHAGLEQNAKSERFAEILRTTLTPSFILERKLNLLLDLDTKQLNAVVHEFLKKTSYPLATEPHFPLIDNEDILVRDDIFKILEESGVGVPEYYKKVSFEINGKTGAYSRSRSGCFFCFFQQKIEWIWLYEQHPELFKKAMEYEGDGYTWMQDEKLEELLVPERMAKIKEDFIKRASKNQNQQSSYLLDILDEQEGVGCAACFI, translated from the coding sequence ATGAGAAAGGTTAGACACGTTTTAGGGATTTCTGGTGGCAAGGATAGCGCTGCATTAGCTATCTATATGAAGAATAATTACCCCCACTTGGACATTGAATATTATACATGTGATACAGGTAAAGAGCTCGATGAAACCTATAAACTTATTGAGAATCTGGAGGTTTACTTGGGCAAGAAAATAATCAAATTGAAAGCCACTGGAGATAGTCCGGAACTTCCATTTGACCATTTTTTAAAAATGTATGGGGGTTTCCTTCCTTCGTCCAATTCTCGTTGGTGTACGAAAAAGCTGAAACTTGAACCCTTTGAACGGTACGTTGGAAATGATCTTGTGATTTCATACGTAGGCATTCGTGGAGATGAAGAAAGAGAGGGGTACATTTCAACGAAGACTAACATCCAATCAATTTTTCCATTTAGAAAAAATATCTGGAGCGAGGATGTTGTTCGTAGCGCCTTAGCAAATGAGAATATCACACAAATTCTCCAATTCCATGCTGGCCTTGAACAGAATGCAAAGTCGGAACGATTTGCCGAAATTCTAAGGACTACCTTAACTCCAAGCTTTATACTGGAACGAAAACTTAATTTGTTACTAGACCTCGACACGAAGCAGCTTAACGCTGTAGTGCATGAGTTTTTAAAAAAGACTTCCTATCCGTTGGCGACGGAACCGCATTTCCCGCTAATAGACAATGAAGATATTCTAGTAAGAGACGACATTTTTAAGATACTCGAAGAAAGCGGTGTAGGCGTACCAGAGTATTATAAAAAAGTTTCTTTCGAGATAAATGGGAAAACAGGAGCGTATTCACGTAGTCGCTCGGGTTGCTTTTTCTGTTTCTTCCAACAGAAAATTGAATGGATATGGTTATATGAACAACATCCGGAGTTGTTTAAAAAAGCAATGGAGTATGAAGGTGATGGTTATACTTGGATGCAAGATGAAAAGTTGGAAGAACTGCTAGTGCCTGAGAGAATGGCAAAAATTAAAGAAGATTTTATTAAGAGGGCATCAAAAAACCAAAACCAACAAAGTTCGTATCTATTAGATATTTTAGATGAACAAGAAGGTGTAGGTTGCGCTGCTTGCTTTATTTAG
- a CDS encoding DUF488 family protein: MIYSIGYGNRNNAHFLSLLEQFNIQILIDIRTNPVSRFQPNYSKKRLEDYLSQNGVKYVFMGAELGGKPKDQSLYLNGKLSYDLVDKSPDYKTGIQKLIQLSEDVNTCIMCCELKPRECHRASMVGRTLLQLGTDVIHIDERGDIIPQSKL; the protein is encoded by the coding sequence ATGATATACTCAATAGGTTATGGCAATAGAAACAACGCTCATTTTCTGTCGCTACTAGAACAATTTAATATTCAAATACTTATAGACATCAGAACCAATCCGGTTTCTCGTTTTCAACCTAATTATTCAAAAAAGAGATTGGAAGACTATTTAAGCCAAAACGGCGTCAAATACGTCTTCATGGGTGCAGAATTGGGCGGTAAGCCTAAAGATCAATCATTGTATCTCAACGGGAAGCTCAGCTATGATTTGGTTGATAAAAGCCCTGATTACAAAACTGGCATTCAAAAGCTAATTCAACTCAGTGAGGATGTAAACACTTGTATTATGTGTTGCGAACTGAAGCCCAGGGAATGCCACCGGGCGAGTATGGTTGGACGAACATTGCTGCAATTGGGCACTGACGTTATCCATATTGACGAGCGAGGCGACATAATCCCTCAATCTAAATTGTAA
- a CDS encoding phospholipase D-like domain-containing protein, which yields MKLLKNGINLFDEIEAFVNASQNLFIYVPYIKLPALKLLLNKAIHCQAIVVRWDVSDFIFNSSDVEVYDYCKSKGIKLFRNPRLHLKAFVDDYKRCLFGSANISRRALNSPPIGNYNYEICGICESLGFEDRLYFKTILNESTLITDDIYSQIKNQISQRIEPIEEIEDFKIEHVADEKNFLISSLPMSNTVKTLWRVYSEKEGINDEEINCALHDVALYKMPLGLSEGEFITRLQAAFFSHPFINAFVQYVQLKGGEIYFGEAKKWIHDNCADVPTPRKWELTENIQILYKWLVELANDTFAIDRPSHSERLYFKT from the coding sequence ATGAAGTTGCTTAAAAATGGAATAAACCTCTTTGATGAAATCGAAGCATTTGTCAATGCCTCGCAAAATCTATTCATTTATGTACCTTATATCAAATTACCTGCACTAAAATTGTTGCTAAACAAGGCAATCCATTGCCAGGCAATTGTAGTCCGGTGGGACGTATCAGACTTCATCTTTAACTCGTCTGATGTTGAAGTCTATGACTATTGTAAGAGCAAAGGAATAAAGCTATTTAGAAATCCTCGTTTACATCTGAAAGCATTTGTGGACGACTATAAGCGGTGCCTTTTCGGAAGCGCAAATATCTCCAGAAGAGCGCTTAATAGCCCTCCTATTGGCAACTACAATTATGAGATATGTGGGATATGTGAAAGCTTGGGCTTTGAGGATCGATTGTATTTTAAAACTATACTCAACGAATCAACCTTGATAACAGATGATATTTACAGTCAAATTAAAAATCAGATTTCTCAGCGGATAGAACCAATCGAGGAAATAGAAGATTTTAAGATTGAGCATGTTGCCGATGAAAAGAATTTCCTTATTTCCTCGTTACCGATGAGCAACACCGTAAAGACACTTTGGCGCGTCTATTCTGAAAAAGAGGGCATTAATGATGAGGAAATCAATTGTGCATTGCATGATGTCGCACTCTATAAGATGCCATTAGGCTTGAGTGAAGGTGAATTCATTACGCGATTACAAGCAGCATTCTTTTCACATCCATTTATTAATGCATTCGTGCAATACGTTCAGCTTAAAGGCGGCGAGATATATTTCGGCGAAGCAAAAAAGTGGATTCATGACAATTGTGCTGATGTGCCAACTCCAAGAAAATGGGAATTAACAGAAAACATCCAGATACTATATAAGTGGCTTGTCGAATTGGCTAATGATACTTTTGCAATTGACCGCCCAAGCCATTCGGAACGGCTGTATTTCAAAACTTAG
- a CDS encoding DUF4007 family protein, with product MEKKYTFSGHESFQCRQLWPKKGYDFISSGKSFNDDDAAIMLGVGKNMVASIRFWMKSFGLLSLDDKITPFADKLLANDGWDPYLEDEASLWLLHYHLVKSGIASTYSLVFNEFRREKIEFTRENYISFVKRKAESTGQFQANEKTIHDDFNVFVKLYLRTSHHLKDKEDSFSGILSELDLIKAFSRGKDDYFVIENTDRTEIPDEVILYSILEAGNFDQSVNLITLEQEPNSIGIVYSLSKGGLLNKIESLASKPANGITFNDHAGIKELQFKKKLSPLTVLDKYYAN from the coding sequence ATGGAGAAAAAGTACACTTTTAGTGGTCACGAGTCATTCCAATGTCGGCAATTATGGCCCAAAAAAGGATATGACTTTATAAGTTCGGGTAAGTCGTTTAATGATGATGATGCGGCGATAATGCTTGGTGTAGGTAAAAATATGGTTGCATCCATTCGCTTTTGGATGAAATCTTTTGGTCTTCTTTCGCTCGATGATAAAATAACACCGTTTGCCGATAAGCTTTTAGCTAATGATGGTTGGGATCCTTACCTAGAAGATGAGGCAAGCCTTTGGCTTTTGCACTACCATTTGGTGAAAAGTGGGATTGCTTCGACATACTCTCTCGTTTTCAATGAATTTCGAAGGGAGAAGATTGAATTTACCCGCGAAAACTATATCTCCTTTGTAAAAAGAAAAGCCGAAAGCACCGGACAGTTTCAGGCGAATGAAAAAACGATTCATGACGACTTCAATGTTTTTGTGAAGTTATACTTACGGACTTCGCACCATCTGAAAGATAAAGAGGATTCGTTTTCAGGTATTCTATCCGAGTTAGACCTCATAAAGGCTTTTAGTAGAGGGAAAGATGACTACTTCGTAATTGAAAATACTGATAGAACAGAAATACCAGATGAGGTTATTCTATATTCTATCCTGGAAGCTGGCAACTTTGACCAATCTGTCAATCTCATAACACTCGAACAAGAACCTAATAGCATTGGAATAGTTTATTCTTTGAGCAAAGGCGGTTTGCTCAATAAAATAGAGAGCTTGGCGTCAAAACCAGCAAACGGTATTACGTTCAATGACCATGCTGGCATCAAGGAGCTTCAATTTAAAAAGAAACTATCACCGTTAACAGTATTAGATAAATACTATGCAAACTAA
- a CDS encoding recombinase family protein, which produces MKYIAYYRVSTKKQGISGLGLEAQKTAVAQFLKDGNCLVTDEFTDIESGKNNQRPELIKAIKKAKETKATLLIAKLDRLSRNAAFIFTLRDSKIDFVCADMPNANAVTIGIMAVLAQDERERISHRTKAALSELKKQGKQLGSPTNLSIDAIRKGMEIRRANAIEDDSNKKSTALIVSLRSQGKSFYQITKELNQAGFRTRRGKEFTQTQTQRLFSRNCE; this is translated from the coding sequence ATGAAGTATATAGCCTACTATAGAGTTAGCACGAAAAAACAAGGAATCTCAGGCTTAGGACTTGAAGCCCAAAAAACGGCGGTTGCACAATTTTTAAAAGATGGTAATTGTTTAGTTACTGATGAATTTACAGATATAGAAAGCGGGAAGAACAATCAAAGGCCAGAGTTGATAAAGGCTATCAAGAAAGCCAAAGAAACTAAGGCTACATTACTTATTGCTAAGCTAGATAGGTTGAGTAGAAACGCCGCTTTTATATTTACTCTTCGGGATAGTAAAATAGATTTTGTTTGCGCAGATATGCCTAATGCAAATGCAGTTACAATAGGCATAATGGCAGTCTTGGCTCAGGACGAAAGGGAACGAATTAGCCATAGAACTAAGGCTGCATTGTCAGAACTAAAGAAGCAGGGCAAACAATTAGGCAGTCCAACCAATTTAAGCATTGATGCCATAAGAAAAGGAATGGAAATTAGGCGAGCAAATGCAATTGAAGACGATAGTAATAAAAAATCGACGGCACTGATAGTCTCCTTACGGTCGCAGGGAAAGTCATTTTATCAGATCACAAAGGAACTTAATCAAGCTGGTTTCAGAACTAGGAGAGGAAAAGAATTTACTCAAACCCAAACTCAGAGACTATTCAGTCGAAATTGCGAGTAG